TGTACCTCGGCTGCGGGCACAATCGATACACCTCTTGGTGCTCGGAAGCGCCTCAGTCCTCTCTTTTGGGATGACCTTGCCGCAGATCTCGCACTTCCGCTTCACCACAGCAACCGCCCCCGAAGAAGAATAGGAACCATGATACGCCTACTTCTACAAGCGCGCGCGAGTTCCTTTAGACCGCGCGAACCTGATTACTGGCAAAACAACGAAGCGGACCGACCGGTCGATCGTCGTCCGCCTGAGACTGCTTTGTATGGTGGGCCCACTTGGGATCGAACCAAGGACCAATCGGTTATGAGCCGACCGCTCTACCGCTGAGCTATGGGCCC
The sequence above is a segment of the Bacillota bacterium genome. Coding sequences within it:
- a CDS encoding TraR/DksA C4-type zinc finger protein; this translates as MVKRKCEICGKVIPKERTEALPSTKRCIDCARSRGTDVSAKRTDVGMDPDTYRDLLGAIRS